Sequence from the Nitrospiria bacterium genome:
TCCCGTTGCCGCCGAATCCGCTCACCATTTCCGGCGGCGTCGGGACCGGCCTCGCGCCGGTCAACGTGCCGACTCTTCGAGGGGTGTGGGCCACCGCCCCGTATTTGCACGACGGCCGGGCGGCGACCCTCCGGGAGGTGTTCCTGCACGACGCCCCGGCCGATGTCCACTCGAACCTGACCCAGGGCTTCACCGACGCCGAGCTCGATCAGCTCGTCGCCTACCTGAACTCGCTTTGATTCTTTCGTATCGGCTCTTTACCAGCCCGTTGGAAAACACCCTGGTCCGAACGTGTCTGAACGGAAGATCATGGTCAAGATCACCGAACAATGGGATGCCGCTCCCGATAAGAACCGGAACCCTTGTAATGATCATTTCGTCGATGCAATCGTCTTTTAGGAAGCCCTGTATCACTTTCCCGCCGTCCACATAGATATTCGAAAAGCCTTCCTTGGAAAGATATTTCAGCAGCGCCCTCGGCTTCATTGAAAGAACGGTGGCTTTTCCTCTTAACTTCTCCGGTATGTGTTTAATGGTCTTGCTTAGCACGAAGACTTTCTTATCATAAGGCCAGGAGGGAAAGGTGAGGGCTTTTTCAAAGGTCCCCCTTCCGGTGACGACCGCGTCGATCTTCGCTATAAATTTCCGATAGTCGTCTCTCACGGGTTTCTCGAATTGGACCAGCCAATCGAGGTCCCCATCTTTTCTTGCGATGAAGCCGTCGAGACTTGTCCCGATGTAGACGATCGTTTTCATATCGCGATGGTTCTATGAATACCGCAAATGGCGGCTAGGGCACAACAGAAGATTCGACCCTTTACAGCGGGCGCTCACTTTTCCGTTTTCACCTGAACCGAGCGCTGTCGACCCGCCAGGGCGAGACCGACGCCTCCAAGAATGACGATCGCCGATGCAACGAGTCGAAGCGAAACAGGTTCCGACAGAAAAAGCACCCCGCCCGCGGCCGCCAACACCGGCACGGCCAACTGCACCGTTGCCGCACGCATGGCCGTCAGCCCCCTTAAGGCGGCATACCAGACGACATAGCCCATCCCGGAAGCCAGCGCTCCCGACAGGACGGCCAGGGAGGCGCCCTCCGCGGATACGTGGAGATCCCGGAGCATGACCAGGTTGACTCCGAGGGCGGGGGGCACGGCGTGTACAAAGTTACGCGTCGTGTCGGCGAGGGGAGAGGGGGCTCCGCGTCCGCGGAGCGAGTAAATCCCCCAGGCGATGCCCGCGACCGCCATCAGCGAGGAACTGGTCGGGGACGGGGCCGTCAGGCCCGGAAAAACCAGGCAGACCAGTCCGCCGATGGCGAGGATCAGCCCCGCCCATTCCAGTTGATGCGGCCGCTCGCCCGATCGAAGCGCC
This genomic interval carries:
- a CDS encoding dihydrofolate reductase family protein, which encodes MKTIVYIGTSLDGFIARKDGDLDWLVQFEKPVRDDYRKFIAKIDAVVTGRGTFEKALTFPSWPYDKKVFVLSKTIKHIPEKLRGKATVLSMKPRALLKYLSKEGFSNIYVDGGKVIQGFLKDDCIDEMIITRVPVLIGSGIPLFGDLDHDLPFRHVRTRVFSNGLVKSRYERIKASSGRRRADRARRR
- a CDS encoding DMT family transporter, with amino-acid sequence MKTLLYTAFALVAFAANSVLCRLALGAATIDAASFSTIRLASGAFTLLLVMSIFKEKASFTPCGRWVSAILLFAYAVPFSFAYIGLSAGTGALILFGAVQATMILAALRSGERPHQLEWAGLILAIGGLVCLVFPGLTAPSPTSSSLMAVAGIAWGIYSLRGRGAPSPLADTTRNFVHAVPPALGVNLVMLRDLHVSAEGASLAVLSGALASGMGYVVWYAALRGLTAMRAATVQLAVPVLAAAGGVLFLSEPVSLRLVASAIVILGGVGLALAGRQRSVQVKTEK